The Morganella morganii sequence CCCGAACCTGTCGGTGACAGATGCGTTTTTTGAATCATTCTCCGGGCTAACCACAACGGGTGCCACCACACTGGTCGGGCTGGACACGCTGCCCAAAGCGATTTTATTCTACCGGCAGATGTTACAGTGGCTGGGCGGGATGGGGATCATCGTATTAGCCGTCGCTATCCTGCCGCTGCTGGGTGTCGGGGGAATGCAGCTGTACCGGGCGGAAATGCCGGGGCCGCTGAAAGATAATAAAATGCGCCCGAGGATTGCGGAAACAGCAAAAACCCTCTGGCTGATTTATGTGTTCCTCACCATCGTCTGTGCAATTGCCCTCTGGTTTGCGGGGATGGATGTTTTTGATGCGATATCCCACAGCTTTTCCACTATCGCCATCGGTGGGTTTTCCACTCATGATGCCAGTATCGGTTACTTTAACAGTCCGGCAATTAACACCATCATTGCCATTTTCCTGCTGATCTCAGGCTGTAACTATGGCCTGCACTTTGCGGTACTGACCGGGCGTAGCCTGGGAGTTTACTGGCGGGATCTGGAATTCCGGATGTTTATTTCCCTCCAGTTCGTGCTGGTCGTGATCTGTGCGTTGGTTTTGTGGAAGTTTGATGTCTATGCTACGGAGGGACAAACCCTCAACCAGGCGTTTTTCCAGGTTGTCTCGATGGCGACAACGGCCGGGTTCTCCACTGACAGTTTCTATAAATGGCCGCTGTTCCTGCCGATGCTGCTGCTGTGTGCGGCATTTGTCGGCGGATGTGCGGGGTCAACCGGCGGTGGTCTGAAGGTTATCCGCATTATGCTGCTGTTCCTTCAGGGGGCGCGTGAACTAAAACGCCTTGTGCATCCGAATGCAGTTTACACCATCAAGCTGGGCCGCCGGGCATTGCCGGAACGCATTATCGAAGCTGTCTGGGGATTCTTCTCCGCGTATGCTCTGGTCTTTGTGGTCAGTATGCTGTTACTGATAGCGACAGGTGTTGATGAGTTTTCCGCTTTCTCTGCGATAGCCACCACACTGAATAACCTGGGACCGGGGTTGGGTACGCTGGGTGAGAACTTTACAACCCTGAATCCGGGCGGGAAATGGATTCTTGTCGTGACGATGTTATTTGGTCGTCTGGAAGTCTTTACTTTGCTGGTATTGCTGACGCCGACGTTCTGGCGTGATTAACGGAGTGTTTCATGTCGTACTTGTTGCTTTATTCCGGCCATGACGGGCAGACAAAAAAAATCATTACTGAAATTGCCCTGCATTTACGCAAAGCAGGGGCAGAGTGCGATGTCCGCTCTTTGCAGGATAATCAGCCGCTGAATCTGGCGCCGTATGAGAAGGTGCTGGTCGGGGCATCTATCCGCTACGGTCACTTTAACCGGGCGCTGGATAAATTCGCGAAGTTGCACGCGGTGCAGCTGAATCAGATGAAAACCGCATTCTTTGGTGTGAACCT is a genomic window containing:
- the trkH gene encoding Trk system potassium transporter TrkH; translation: MHFRAITRIVGLLVIIFSVTMIIPGIVALIYKDGAGKAFSQTFLAALIIGLLLWIPNRNKKSELKPKEGFLIVVLFWTVLGSVGALPFIFSERPNLSVTDAFFESFSGLTTTGATTLVGLDTLPKAILFYRQMLQWLGGMGIIVLAVAILPLLGVGGMQLYRAEMPGPLKDNKMRPRIAETAKTLWLIYVFLTIVCAIALWFAGMDVFDAISHSFSTIAIGGFSTHDASIGYFNSPAINTIIAIFLLISGCNYGLHFAVLTGRSLGVYWRDLEFRMFISLQFVLVVICALVLWKFDVYATEGQTLNQAFFQVVSMATTAGFSTDSFYKWPLFLPMLLLCAAFVGGCAGSTGGGLKVIRIMLLFLQGARELKRLVHPNAVYTIKLGRRALPERIIEAVWGFFSAYALVFVVSMLLLIATGVDEFSAFSAIATTLNNLGPGLGTLGENFTTLNPGGKWILVVTMLFGRLEVFTLLVLLTPTFWRD
- the hemG gene encoding menaquinone-dependent protoporphyrinogen IX dehydrogenase, translating into MSYLLLYSGHDGQTKKIITEIALHLRKAGAECDVRSLQDNQPLNLAPYEKVLVGASIRYGHFNRALDKFAKLHAVQLNQMKTAFFGVNLTARKPEKRTPETNVYVRKFLAATPWKPTACTVFAGALLYPRYGWFDRMMIRLIMKMTKGETDTTKEVEYTDWQQVEAFAAEFVQI